A window of Castanea sativa cultivar Marrone di Chiusa Pesio chromosome 1, ASM4071231v1 contains these coding sequences:
- the LOC142633520 gene encoding uncharacterized protein LOC142633520: MGPFPKAAGNRRWLLVGTDYFTKWVEAEPLSNIRDMDAKKFVWKNIVTRFRIPHTLISDNSLQFDSKAFRRYCCDLETGFPTLRTSSVIPSNNDNLLEKGLDLVEERQENAMVQLAYYQHKLKQGYGSHVTLRPLAPSALVLRKVLGTAKNPAWGKLGPNWEVPYRITSVAGMGAYYLADLDEKVC, translated from the exons ATGGGGCCTTTCCCGAAAGCAGCAGGGAATAGGAGATGGTTGCTCGTtgggacagactatttcactaaatgggttgaagctgagccattgtcAAACATTAGGGACATGGATGcgaagaagtttgtctggaaaaacattgtcaccagGTTCAGAATCCCTCATACCCTTATTTCAGATAACAGtctgcaatttgatagtaaggctttcAGAAGGTATTGTTGTGATCTAG AGACTGGGTTTCCTACACTGAGGACGAGCTCTGTCATCCCAAGTAATAACGACAATTTGCTAGAGAAAGGCCTAGacctagttgaggaacgacaagagaatgccatggttcaaTTAGCGTATTATCAGCATAAACTTAAACAGGGATATGGTTCCCATGTGACATTAAGGCCACTAGCCCCTAGTGCTTTGGTGTTAAGAAAAGTCTTAGGTACTgccaagaacccagcatggggaaaactgGGGCCTAATTGGGAAgtaccttatcgtattacttcagTAGCTGGTATGGGGGCATATTATCTGGcagacttagatgaaaaagtt TGTTGA